In Lentilitoribacter sp. Alg239-R112, the genomic stretch ATTAAGTCTTGAACGGCTATATGATCTGTAAGCCGCAATCGATCTGTACCTGCTACTGGTATATCTGTTTGAGATTTTAAAGTACGGATGAGCGTTGGAACGAATGCATCACGTTTTCGTACCAATATAAGAATGTCGCCAGCGGTAATTGGGCGCAACTGGCCGGTTTTTTGATCTTCAATTTGCTCTTTTCCAACCCACTTTTCCAGTGTTGTTGAAATTTGCTGCGCTAACAGATTAACCGGGTCTGTTTCTGAAACGGAATCAAACGGCTGAAGCCAATCTTCGCTCTGATCTTTCTTCTGTTTCGCGAGCATCTCCCATAATTCCACTCGACCGGGAGCGTTCTGCCGAACAGTTTCATGGATGATGGCCTCCCCTGAGAAACTCAAACCCTTACTGGCACTATCATCACCAAAAACGAGATCAACCATATCCAATATCTCCGCCGTTGAGCGGAATGACACCCGCAAGGCTATGGAATCAAAATCATTTGCCGAATTTTCTGCCCTTCTTGATGTTTGGCGACGCTCATAATCAAACCGTTCAGGTTGTGCACCTTGGAATGAGTATATTGATTGCTTCTCATCGCCCACCGCGAAGATAGTTCGCTCGACCTCTCTTGCTGAAAGCCCGCTATAAAACTCGCTCGCTAGGGATTGGACAACATTCCACTGACTGGGACTGGTATCTTGCGCCTCATCAATCAATATATGATCAATCCCCTTATCAAGTTTATAGTGCACCCAACTGCCAGCACCGCTTTTTTGAAAAAGATTAGCCGTCTGAATAATGAGATCATCATAATCCAGCATAGCCTGACGACGTTTGAGGCCTTCAAAGGCTTCTATAAAATGTTTTGCAATGACCAGTGCTTGCTCGCTGGCATCAAGACAATGGCGACGTTTTATAAGATCCTCAATATTAAGAATATGTTCCGCGACATCGCTTAGCATCTGCATAAGATCGGGCATCGCATCCAATAAATCTGCATTTACAGCTTTTGACATCGAACGCGGTTTTCCAGCTTTGGTTAAAAAACCGGATTTTAGTATCTCATATCTAAGTGTTGGCGATCTCTCAGATCTCGCAGTTTTCAAACTTTGAGCAAGATCTTTTGGTGTTTTATTTTTCCTTTCATGCGCCAACTCATAGTAAAGGTCAATTTGTTCATCACTCATGGATGGAAGCGGCCATAAGTTCATTATCAATTCATCTTCTGTTTGATCAGGACTAATGTCCAATTCAGTTGCTAGCTGAATTCTTACACCACCTACTGTCTCAGCTCTTTGCAGAAAACTGGACAACGCGTGTCGAGCGTTTATGAACTGACCAATGAGTTGATCGAATCCATGCTCACCAGCAATTGAAAGTATATTAGAAACAGCTCTTGCCAGATCCGTTTCCTTTTCATTTGCAGAGCTATTTATAATGAGGCGCCTTGCATCTTCTAGCATTTGCTTAGCCGCATCATCATCGAGCACTTGAAAATGACCAGCAACATTTGCCTCAAGCGGAAAACGGTGTAAAATCGCTTCACAGAAGGCATGGATTGTTTGAATCTTTAGACCACCTGGTGTCTCCAATGCAGCGGCAAATAAACGTCTTGCATGCAGCAGTTTATCACGTGATGGCGGCCGGCCTTCTAACTCCGTTAGTTTTGCGTTGAGCGAAACATCGTCTAGGCTTGTCCATTCAGATAGTATCTTGAATATCCGCAATGACATTTCAGCAGCGGCAGCCTTTGTATAGGTCAAACACAAAATTGCGGATGGCGCTGTACCGTCCATCAACAGGCGTACAACACGTTGTGATAGAACATGTGTTTTACCTGAGCCGGCATTGGCTGAAACCCATGCCGATAAACCAGGTGTTGCGGCTCGCATTTGACGAGCTGTTGTTTCTCCGATTAGTTTTTTTGTTTCAGGAAGATCACTCATAGCCATCCTCCATATCGGACGTTTCTGCGACCGACCATTCAGATACCCGAGCAAGATGATCATAATCACCAGACATATCAAATTCAGAAACCGGAATTGCTCTAGATAAGAATCCTATTCGATTATCACCCAACGCACTAATTAAAGATGACAACTCATCTGCCGCACGTTGGCCCAAATCGGATGCAGACTCCGTATCAGGGTTTTGCTTCGTCGGTCTTTGTTCAACTTGATCTATGATAAGATGATCTGATGGTTTAAAACGGACATATTTCAAACTATCAGCCTTTAAACCGCCAAACCCCTTAAAACCGCCCTGTTCTAGGGCAAATGCTTCTAATGCCAACTGAGGATCTAGAAGGCTTCTCGCCTCTTTCGCAGATGGTCTCGTTCCTGTTTTAAAATCAATAATATCAACATAAGTTCCGCCAGAATTATCTGTTGTAATATCAATCCGGTCAGCACGACCCGTTAAATGTATTTCACTTATGTTAGGCAATGTGCATCTGGCGGATAATTCAATATGACGTTTGACATTTAGTTGATCGCACTCATGCTCCCAATCAACATAATATTTCGAGACCTCCAATAGACGCTGCTTCCATAGAAAAGCTAAATCCGTTGGTAGGTCATGTTTTGAGAATTCGCTATTCATACAGTTCAAAAATGTTTCATAACGCTTCGAGTTTTGTATATCTGGCAGCTGTTTTGAATAATTTTCTATAATTGCGTGGAATATCGTGCCGCGCAGTCGCAAATCTGGTTCGGATGCAAAATTTTCAAGCAAATCAAGTTTCAAAATCTTTCTTGCATAGATTGCATAAGGATCACGACGCAGGGTTGAAACCTCGCTAAATGAATAGCTCTTCGGTTGAAAGCTCTTTTGTGGTTTTGGTTCCGGCCTTTGAGCAGATTTAGCTTGGTCTCGTGCAGGTACAAGCTCCGCATAGTCCACAATATCACGTCCACGTTTTCGAATAGTCTCAACAGCTTCGGGCCGCAAAACAGTTAGTAACCGCTGCACCCAACGTGATGCTACTGCGGGTGCGCCAGATGATTTTAAAGAACGTGTGAAAACAACACGTTTTGTCCCCGCGGCAATTTGGAAATCATGGGCTGCCAAACCTAATCGACGTTCTGGCGGAATGAGACCAATTTCTGATTTCATAGATCGAGAAAGAAACGGGTCATTTGAACTAACACTTGGCCATGTCCCTTCATTTAGTCCAGCCAGTATCATTGTATCAACATTTTGCAGTCGAGCTTCAAGCACACCCCAAATCATCACGCGTGGATGGTTACCGGTTTTGGGTTTCACCGTCTGTCCGCTAATCAATGGATCGAGCATGTCACACCATTCACGACCTGTAACTTGCAACGATGTAGGGCAGGCCTCAACCTCTTCAAGCAGACGCGCAAGCTGTCCGCCTTCATCGCACTCCCAAACTGCAAACAGACCGTCACCAGAACGGGTTATCGCTTCCAATGCGTCGATCGTACGCCTTGTCCAGTGACCGATAGATAGATTTAGATCGGTAGATGATTGAGAAGCTTGGCCATCGATACCGTGAAATGCCGAATAAATATCCGCAACGGCTTGGGCGAGTAATCCGGTTCGTTGCATATCTTCATTAGAAATGTTCCGTAACCATTTCGGAACATGTTTTTGCGCCAGGAGCGCATCAAAATTATCTGAAAGTAATTTCGGCAAAAAAGCCGGATCTATACAACTCTTCTCCGATCTCAAAACCAGACGCTCAATTACCGATGCCGAACGTAATCTCTCTTCTTCCTCAAGCCCAAAATGCGCAAATGGATGTTTCAACAAAGCTGCCAAAGCCAGGTTATCTTTTGCTTTTAACAATGCATGAAGACAGATGATTGTTAAATTACCAAGTTTGGTTTGTAACAATGAAATGCCGCCGGAATCATCTGCTGTAATTCCAAATTTTAGCAGTTCAATGGATACTTTCCGCGCGAGGTTTCGATCAGGGGTAATGAGTGCAACATCAGGCTCATCACTGTCTTCATTTGGCTCCAAAGCCAATCGAATGGCCGTTGCAATAGCTGCGGCCTCTTCCCGCTCATTTCCTGCTTCAATTAGAGTAAGATTACGACAAGCCTTTTGTTCGTCATCGATTAAAATGGACGCCTGATCAAACCAATCCTGTGTTTGCGATACTGGCAGCATTGCTTTTGAGATAATTTTTTGCCGAATATCTCGATCATAACTAGGCTTTGCGAGCTGTTTAACAGAGTTAAACTCTTCAACTTTAAGGCCAAGCCGCCATAATAAGCGCGCTAAACCGAATTGCGGATGTCCCTGAACAACAACAGTGGATAGATCAAACCGATGTTTAGCATTAATATTGTTAGATGCAACATTGTATATCGGCTGCCATTGATCAGGTGTCATATTCTGATCTAAACCAGGGAGAATAACAGCGCCATTCTCAAGTTGCGAAACAGTTTTGATAAGCCTCGCTGTAGCCGGCAAAGAGCCGGTAGATCCGGCAACAATAACAGGCTTAGAATGCCTTTTCTTCATTAATTCTTCGGTTTGCTTATCAAGCATGTTGATTTGACGGATTGTTATACTTTGCCGATTAAGTTCTTTAAGGCGAGTCGGCCAAAATTCTCGTAGTATCTTCAAAAATTCTAATGTTAATTGCCACCATTTTGCATGATCTTCCGCATCGATCAGATCAATGCCAGCTAAATCTACTTCTTCGCTTTCAGCACTTTCAATTAGACTAAGTAATTCATCAGCCAGCCAGATCGCATCGGTGGGGTTAGCTGGAGCAACCATGGGAACCGATTTTAACTGTTGGTGAAACGCTTTGGGTAAGGCCTGCTTCCATAAAAGGATCAACTCACCCAGAATTAGCTTCGACTGAATTGGCGAAATAGCATCTAAAGTAGAAAGCTCTTCATTAGATGCAATATCAAAAAAACCGAGATCATCTTCGACTTCACCAAGCGGCCTGATATCGGGTAGGATAACCGAACCTTTTCCGATCTGTTCTGCCAATTCTGACCGCAAAGAGCGTACCGCTCGGCGTGTGGGCACATATATGCGAATATCTGCTAAGTGATGTGGTTCACTTGGATCATATTTGAAACCTGGAAACATATCTCCATTAAGGAGAGCTTCCGCAAATGATGGCAAGAAGGCTACGCCCGGGGGGATCGTATAAAGATTGGGGGATTGGTCTTGTGTCATCAATTTCCCTAGCCAATGCGTTTAATTGCTGCTTCCGCTTCATGAATTGCATCCACCGTACCAACGGTCAACCAAGATCCATGCATAATGTGACCAAACAGCCTACCATGCGAAATTGCGGTATCAAGACAACGATTGATAGAGAATTTCTTGTCGGAGATGCCGTCAAATATCCGCCTATGTAAGATAGCGACACCTGCATGAATCAGCGGGTCATTTTCTACGCCTTTATAACGCTCTAACTTACCTTGACTATCTATTTTGAAGTCACCTTTGCCCGTATGTCCAGTTGTACGGGATATCGGTACGCACATGATCAGAATGTCCATTCTGCTCTCGTCAAAAACCGATATTAGTGCCGAGAGATTTGACTGGTTTTCTGCTTGGTCATCCAACCAAAATGTATCCGCATTCAAAAGTACGAATTCATCATCTGAGATAAACGGCAATGCATTAGCGATACCACCGCCAGAATCAAGCAACTCATCACGCTCATCTGAAATGGTAACATTAAAATTGTCTTGATTTTTCAGATAATTTTCAACCTGATCTGCAAGATGGTGTACATTTATGACTAAGCTCTCAATACCCGCTTCTTTCGCTGCATCTAGCGAATATTGCAAAAGGGCTTTTCCATTAACTTCAACAAGTGGCTTTGGGGTCTTATCAGTTAAAGGCCGCATACGGTTCCCCAAACCAGCAGCCAAGATCATTGCAGTTTTCAAAATTGATATCCGTTGTGTTTAGCGTCTGAAGAGATCAGCCTCATCAAACCACTTTTGCAAGGGTTTAAGCACGGAATGTGCCATTGTCCGTATTAAATAACGCTCAATTTGTGGGATAAGCGTAAGATACTCTGATTTTCCGTCGCGTTTATTCATTCGAACGAAAATTCCAAGGATTTTGCAGGCACGTTGGGCTGCCATAATTTTATAAGCTTCATCAAATTGCACGGGATCAAAATTATGCCTTTGGTCCAATCGAAGAGATTTATACCGATCTAGCAATTGTGTCTCTAACTCTCCCGAAACAACGACGCGCGCGTCTTGGGCAAGAGATGCGACATCATAAGCGGCAGGCCCAATTTGTGCGTCTTGAAAATCAATCAACCCAACTTGCGCAAGGCCACTTTCTCCAGATTGCCAAATTATATTAGGCGAATGATAATCTCTAAGAACAAGCGATGTTTCTGCTGATTTCATACGATGAATTAGCTCACGCCAGATTTGAAAATATACACCTGACTGTTGCGGCTCAATGATTGATCCAGTTTTAAATTCCCAATACCAATCAACAAGAAGGCTTATCTCCAATTCCATAACATCCGCATCATATTTCGGAATGGAGTAAGGCTCCATGACGTCATCTGTTAAAATAGACGGAATGTCCTGCCCGTGAAGATGGGCAAGTACATCTATTGCCGCGATATATCGTTCCGTATACGGAATATTCTGTATATCTACTGGTTTATCATCACCCAGATCCTCAAGGAGAAGAAACCCCTCTTCGAGATCTGTCTCATATAGTTTCGGCGTTCTTAATCCGATGGATTGTAGATAATTTGCGATCCTAATAAACGGAATGATATCCTGCGCAAGATGAGCCAAATCATAATAAGTCAGGCCATCTCTCAAAATCGGGCTACCAGAAATTTTTGGTGAATTCATCAGAATCAAGCTCTCTAACCCATCCACCGAGATCCGCTCATAATGCCTATATGATGCATCTCCTTGAAGATGCGCACGATGCGCCGTTTGATATCCATTATTATCTAAAAACCGGCGGATTTTTTGCGTTCTATCCAAACGCATCATGAAATCTTCCGGTCCAGAAATTTCTATATCTCGAACACTATCCAATCCAGTTATATTGAAAGAAATTCTACTTTTTGGGAGTTCATCTTCAACAATTTCAGGCCATTCAATGAATGCTGCACCATTTGTTAGTATCTCATCCAATCCAAGTTCAAAAATTTCATCCGGGTCGCTAGCACGATAAAGATCGATATGACCAATAGGTATACGCAAGTCATATTGTTGAACGAGGGTAAAAGTCGGACTGGGGACTTCCAAATTTAGATCATCCGCCACCGCTCGAATGGTAGCTCGCACAAGTGTTGTTTTACCAGCACCCAAATCACCTGTGAGGCAAATACAGTCCTCTTTTTTGACGATGAGAGCTAAATCTTCGGCAAATCTTTGCGTTGCATCCAAATTTTCAAGTTTTATAGTGAGAGTTTGTGATGACGTAGCCAAATCACCCGCCTACGCAGTTTGGCTCACAACGTTTTCGCAATTAAGCGGCAACGTGCAAATCACCGTCGTACCTTCACCCAAAATGCTGTCAATGTGCACATCTCCGTGATGCAATCCAACAAAACTCTGAACAATTGATAGGCCAAGACCTGCACCACCGCGTTGCCCATTTTGGCCTTTCGATTCAAACCTTGCAAAAATACGCTCTACATCCTCAGCAGGAATACCAGCACCATTATCGGTGACTTTGAAAACAACCCTATCTTCATCGGCATAAACGACCAGGTCAACATTTGACCCTTTAGGAGACGCGCTTGCTGCATTACCTAACAACTTTACGAGGATCTGCTTTAACCGTTGGAAATCACCTCTAATAAGATCCGGTGCATTGACCAGGTCCACATTAAGCGTAAGTAGGTTTTCCTTCATACGGTCAGCGACCTGGCGCTGCGTTCGCTCCACTAAATCAGTGATCTCAACATTTTGAATATCAAGCTTCATGATACCGGCATCAACCGTTGCAAGATCCAATATATCATTCACAATTGTTAGAAGAACTGATGACGAAGTCGCGATGTGATCAAGATATTCAGACTGGCGTTCATTGAGAACACCAATTTCTGGTGTGCGAACAAGATCTGTAAAGCCCATGATGTTGGTTAACGGCGAACGAAGCTCATAAGATACATGCTGCACGAAATCATTTTTGAGCGATTCAGCCTTTATGAGAGCATCATTTTTTTCTGTTAACATACGTTCAGCGCGGACGCTGTCCGACATGTTAACAAATGTGAGCATAGTAAGACCACCGGTCACGGGAACAAGCGCATAATCAAGAATAAGTCCGGTAGCCAGCTCTAACCGACCTTCAACAATCACTCTCTGATCATCAAGACTGGTAATAATCTCAGCAAAGTGACGCCAGCCATCTGTTCCTTGATAAGATTTTTCACACTCGGGAACAATCGACTTAATATGTGTGCCCTGACTGACTTGATCTTCAGTTAGCGCCCATAGAGCCCGGAAGGCTGGATTTGAAAGGGCAAGTGTACCGTCTGACGCAAATACGCAAACACCTTCAGCTAGATGATCAATCGTTTGGCCCTGAACTTGCTGTAATCTGTTATATCTGGTTTCCAGATCAACTTTTTCTGTAAGGTTTTCAAATACCCAAATTGTGCCACCTTGCGGGTTTGCATTGGCAAGCACATGCACCGTTTGACCGTCCGGTAGATGCCACAAATGTTGTTGTGGGTCTGCAGAATGATAAATAGAAAGCATCTCAGCCTTCCATTCTTTCCATCCCGGCTGATCCGGCAACTTGCTATCTGCGCGTAAACGTTCAAAGAAAGCGTTATTATCAGGATTGCCGGCGAGGAAGTCCGTTCCCAAATCCCATAGTTTTTGGAATGCCTGATTATAAAATTGCAGTTGCTGCTGCCTGTCAAAAATTGCAACTGGTGTCGACAGGTTATTAATTAAATCAACATGACCTTGAAGCGTATTCTCAAGTTCGCTGCGAATATCTTCTTCCGCTGTTATGTCGACAGCAAGACCTGCCGACCCTGATGGGCTTTTTGAATCTGCAACTTCAAAGAAACGGCGCTCGCCACGAACAACAGTTGAAAGCTTATCATAGAACGGACGTTCCGGAGTTGAATTTGATTTAATGTTTTCGCGTGCCTGTACACCTAGTAGCTCCAAAC encodes the following:
- the tsaE gene encoding tRNA (adenosine(37)-N6)-threonylcarbamoyltransferase complex ATPase subunit type 1 TsaE, which codes for MATSSQTLTIKLENLDATQRFAEDLALIVKKEDCICLTGDLGAGKTTLVRATIRAVADDLNLEVPSPTFTLVQQYDLRIPIGHIDLYRASDPDEIFELGLDEILTNGAAFIEWPEIVEDELPKSRISFNITGLDSVRDIEISGPEDFMMRLDRTQKIRRFLDNNGYQTAHRAHLQGDASYRHYERISVDGLESLILMNSPKISGSPILRDGLTYYDLAHLAQDIIPFIRIANYLQSIGLRTPKLYETDLEEGFLLLEDLGDDKPVDIQNIPYTERYIAAIDVLAHLHGQDIPSILTDDVMEPYSIPKYDADVMELEISLLVDWYWEFKTGSIIEPQQSGVYFQIWRELIHRMKSAETSLVLRDYHSPNIIWQSGESGLAQVGLIDFQDAQIGPAAYDVASLAQDARVVVSGELETQLLDRYKSLRLDQRHNFDPVQFDEAYKIMAAQRACKILGIFVRMNKRDGKSEYLTLIPQIERYLIRTMAHSVLKPLQKWFDEADLFRR
- a CDS encoding nucleotidyltransferase family protein; the encoded protein is MKTAMILAAGLGNRMRPLTDKTPKPLVEVNGKALLQYSLDAAKEAGIESLVINVHHLADQVENYLKNQDNFNVTISDERDELLDSGGGIANALPFISDDEFVLLNADTFWLDDQAENQSNLSALISVFDESRMDILIMCVPISRTTGHTGKGDFKIDSQGKLERYKGVENDPLIHAGVAILHRRIFDGISDKKFSINRCLDTAISHGRLFGHIMHGSWLTVGTVDAIHEAEAAIKRIG
- the addA gene encoding double-strand break repair helicase AddA codes for the protein MSDLPETKKLIGETTARQMRAATPGLSAWVSANAGSGKTHVLSQRVVRLLMDGTAPSAILCLTYTKAAAAEMSLRIFKILSEWTSLDDVSLNAKLTELEGRPPSRDKLLHARRLFAAALETPGGLKIQTIHAFCEAILHRFPLEANVAGHFQVLDDDAAKQMLEDARRLIINSSANEKETDLARAVSNILSIAGEHGFDQLIGQFINARHALSSFLQRAETVGGVRIQLATELDISPDQTEDELIMNLWPLPSMSDEQIDLYYELAHERKNKTPKDLAQSLKTARSERSPTLRYEILKSGFLTKAGKPRSMSKAVNADLLDAMPDLMQMLSDVAEHILNIEDLIKRRHCLDASEQALVIAKHFIEAFEGLKRRQAMLDYDDLIIQTANLFQKSGAGSWVHYKLDKGIDHILIDEAQDTSPSQWNVVQSLASEFYSGLSAREVERTIFAVGDEKQSIYSFQGAQPERFDYERRQTSRRAENSANDFDSIALRVSFRSTAEILDMVDLVFGDDSASKGLSFSGEAIIHETVRQNAPGRVELWEMLAKQKKDQSEDWLQPFDSVSETDPVNLLAQQISTTLEKWVGKEQIEDQKTGQLRPITAGDILILVRKRDAFVPTLIRTLKSQTDIPVAGTDRLRLTDHIAVQDLIALGRTLLLKDDDLSLASVLKSPFFNISEDQLFELCAKRDQNTSVWQNLCYLALSDDVWEKIKVKIEYLDALSQRLSVHDFYQHVLGPIGGRQIYLNRMGHEVSDVLDGFLDAALDHDMNALPGLQSFLAKLDQSKQEIKREQEQGVDAVRIMTVHASKGLEAPIVFLVDPGSSAFHTSHAATLRPISDDSDQQSLPKGFLWVPTGKLENSKSARLKDKQQELAEEEYRRLLYVGLTRAADRLIVCGYRGVREASSLTWHGLVSDGFERAQSETVKEIHNKFGQLEWKAKHYSRDVAERSIDTLPTIMKEKRSVIERPECLDILVKKSRSLPRPLIPSGAHAILDEEDITSPLNSPFHKSDSLSINALEYGKAIHRLLQVLPEMKPEDWETQSLGYLRNALPNLSAEAYSGIINNMIGLLNDVEFAPLFHGVGASEFSIMGNINVAGEERMVSGRIDRIAVLEDKVLITDYKTNSNPPTELADVPTSYINQMAIYRAVLQPLYPDRSIRAALLFTRAPRLITVSDEYLEQALSQLSSN
- the addB gene encoding double-strand break repair protein AddB → MTQDQSPNLYTIPPGVAFLPSFAEALLNGDMFPGFKYDPSEPHHLADIRIYVPTRRAVRSLRSELAEQIGKGSVILPDIRPLGEVEDDLGFFDIASNEELSTLDAISPIQSKLILGELILLWKQALPKAFHQQLKSVPMVAPANPTDAIWLADELLSLIESAESEEVDLAGIDLIDAEDHAKWWQLTLEFLKILREFWPTRLKELNRQSITIRQINMLDKQTEELMKKRHSKPVIVAGSTGSLPATARLIKTVSQLENGAVILPGLDQNMTPDQWQPIYNVASNNINAKHRFDLSTVVVQGHPQFGLARLLWRLGLKVEEFNSVKQLAKPSYDRDIRQKIISKAMLPVSQTQDWFDQASILIDDEQKACRNLTLIEAGNEREEAAAIATAIRLALEPNEDSDEPDVALITPDRNLARKVSIELLKFGITADDSGGISLLQTKLGNLTIICLHALLKAKDNLALAALLKHPFAHFGLEEEERLRSASVIERLVLRSEKSCIDPAFLPKLLSDNFDALLAQKHVPKWLRNISNEDMQRTGLLAQAVADIYSAFHGIDGQASQSSTDLNLSIGHWTRRTIDALEAITRSGDGLFAVWECDEGGQLARLLEEVEACPTSLQVTGREWCDMLDPLISGQTVKPKTGNHPRVMIWGVLEARLQNVDTMILAGLNEGTWPSVSSNDPFLSRSMKSEIGLIPPERRLGLAAHDFQIAAGTKRVVFTRSLKSSGAPAVASRWVQRLLTVLRPEAVETIRKRGRDIVDYAELVPARDQAKSAQRPEPKPQKSFQPKSYSFSEVSTLRRDPYAIYARKILKLDLLENFASEPDLRLRGTIFHAIIENYSKQLPDIQNSKRYETFLNCMNSEFSKHDLPTDLAFLWKQRLLEVSKYYVDWEHECDQLNVKRHIELSARCTLPNISEIHLTGRADRIDITTDNSGGTYVDIIDFKTGTRPSAKEARSLLDPQLALEAFALEQGGFKGFGGLKADSLKYVRFKPSDHLIIDQVEQRPTKQNPDTESASDLGQRAADELSSLISALGDNRIGFLSRAIPVSEFDMSGDYDHLARVSEWSVAETSDMEDGYE
- a CDS encoding PAS domain-containing sensor histidine kinase produces the protein MDRRCLIRLSGYKDQDMPGENSIRETLTGIYPRYLSGLKLFGHKVLRSSKLLSLSCSALISLPTIACAQDAAIQAMSFGASPKDILYFSMVIGAITATMISAVWLIRERSKVDTENTELRAKLRDMQAIKGRYNSLIVDSGQKVVIWESKDKPTEMLGSLPAELSIPSSEREFLKFERWLDVQSATKLDLSLEKLRHDAESFDIVIETIRGDMLEVQGRVSGVCAFLRFVPLGDVRAKQASLMSERDRLVGALETFQNLLDVIEMPVWMRGSDGKLQWVNEAFAHATEAKSRQDVLDRGLELLGVQARENIKSNSTPERPFYDKLSTVVRGERRFFEVADSKSPSGSAGLAVDITAEEDIRSELENTLQGHVDLINNLSTPVAIFDRQQQLQFYNQAFQKLWDLGTDFLAGNPDNNAFFERLRADSKLPDQPGWKEWKAEMLSIYHSADPQQHLWHLPDGQTVHVLANANPQGGTIWVFENLTEKVDLETRYNRLQQVQGQTIDHLAEGVCVFASDGTLALSNPAFRALWALTEDQVSQGTHIKSIVPECEKSYQGTDGWRHFAEIITSLDDQRVIVEGRLELATGLILDYALVPVTGGLTMLTFVNMSDSVRAERMLTEKNDALIKAESLKNDFVQHVSYELRSPLTNIMGFTDLVRTPEIGVLNERQSEYLDHIATSSSVLLTIVNDILDLATVDAGIMKLDIQNVEITDLVERTQRQVADRMKENLLTLNVDLVNAPDLIRGDFQRLKQILVKLLGNAASASPKGSNVDLVVYADEDRVVFKVTDNGAGIPAEDVERIFARFESKGQNGQRGGAGLGLSIVQSFVGLHHGDVHIDSILGEGTTVICTLPLNCENVVSQTA